CAGAGGGCTCAATTTATGGGTATAAAATATTGGATTTTAATCTAAAATCCTATGGTTTTTCACAGGTAATAATGGGATTTTTGCTGACAGGACTGGGTTTAGCTCTTCTTAATAGGATTTTCTACCATAAGGAGAAAGAAAAAATTAAAACAGACAGCATCTTTGTAATATTGCCTGTGGTACTACTTGAACAGCCTTTTACCATAGACGGGATTGATCCTTCTGTTAGTATGCTTATAATCATAATAATTGTTTTGATTTTACTATATTCCATTAGAAAACATCTTGTCTTTTCAAGACTAAGTAAAGGGATTAAGAATTTACCTGCCGAGCTTGTTTCTGCAGGAATGGTATATATGATTTTATCTATGTTTTAACAAATAAACAATCAGTAAGGTAACATAATTATGGAGCAAGAATTATCTTGCTCCTTCTTATGGTAAGGATGATATATGAAAAAAAATGATTTATATTTAATAGTCGGTATCTTAACACTTATTGGAATTTCTTTTTTAATAATTAACTTATACAAAACATCCGGTAGTAAAGTTATAATAACTGTCGATGGTAAGGAGCATAAAGTTTTTAATTTAAAGGAAGATACCATTTATAAAATTGAACATGATAACGGACATTGGAACACAATTGAAATAAAGGATGGATATGTAAAAATGCTTGATGCAAGCTGTCCCGATAAGCTTTGTGTAATGCATAAAAAGATTCAAAATAATAACGAATCAATTACATGTCTTCCCAACA
This genomic interval from Herbinix luporum contains the following:
- a CDS encoding NusG domain II-containing protein, with the translated sequence MKKNDLYLIVGILTLIGISFLIINLYKTSGSKVIITVDGKEHKVFNLKEDTIYKIEHDNGHWNTIEIKDGYVKMLDASCPDKLCVMHKKIQNNNESITCLPNKVVLRIIDGKEKGPDAVAN